In Lolium rigidum isolate FL_2022 chromosome 7, APGP_CSIRO_Lrig_0.1, whole genome shotgun sequence, the DNA window ccgccattccaaagtaaattgcttgagtgctacctttaaaatttccatcattcgcctttgcaatatatagctcatgggacaaaatagcttaaaaactattgtggtattgaatatgtacttatgcactttatctcttattaagttgcttgttgtgcgataaccatgcttacggggacgccatcaactactctttgttgaatatcatgtgagttgatatgcatgtccgtcttgtccgaagtaagagagatctaccactttaatggttagagcatgcatattgttagagaagaacattgggccgctaactaaagccatgaatcatggtggaagtttcagttttggacatatatcctcaatctcatatgagaacactaattgttgctacatgcttatgcattaaagaggagtccattatccgttgtccatgttgtcccggtatggatgtctaagttgagaataatcaaaagcgagaaatccaaaatgcgagctttctccttagacctttgtacagagcggcatggaggtacccctttgtgacacttggttaaaacatgtgtattgcgatgatccggtagtccaagctaattaggacaaggtgcgggcactattagtatactatgcatgaggcttgcaacttttatgttgagtcagttcacctatttctctccacctcaagaagcaaacacttgtgtgaactgtgcattgattcctacatatttgcatattgcacttgttatattactctatgttgacaatatccatgagatatacatgttacaagttgaaagcaaccgctgaaacttaatcttcctttgtgttgcttcaatacctttactttgatttattgctttacgagttaactcttatgcaagacttattgatgcttgtcttgaagtgctattcatgaaaagtctttgctttatgattcagttgtttactcatatcattaccattgttttgatcgctgcattcattacatatgcttacaatagtatgatcaaggttatggtggcatgtcactccgtaaattatctttgttatcgtttacctgctcgggacgagcaggaactaagcttggggatgctgatacgtctccgacgtatcgataatttcttatgttccatgccacattattgatgatatctacatgttttatacatattttatgtcatatttatgcgttttccggaactaacctattgacgagatgccgaagggccagttgttgttttctgctgtttttggttccgtaaatcctagtaaggaaatattctcggaatcggacgaaatcaaggcccgagcatcctatttttccacgaagcttccggaacacccgagagtcgccggagggggccaccgggCCCTCGGatgacggggcggcgcggcctagggggcgcgccccctagtgtgtcaccgcctcgtcgcccctccgactccgcctcttcgcctataaaaaggtccctgacctaaaacctcgatacggaaaaaccacggtacgagaaaccttccgcgagccgccgccatcgcgaagccaagatccgggggacaggagtctccgttccggcacgccgccgggacggggaagtgcccccggaaggcttctccatcgacaccaccgccatcttcatcaacgctgctgtctcccatgaggagggagtagttctccatcgaggctcggggctgtaccggtagctatgtggttaatctctctcctatgtacttcaatacaatgatctcatgagctgccttacatgattgagattcatatgagttttgtatcactattcatctatgtgctactctagtgatgttattaaagtagtttattcctcccgcacggtgtaatggtgacaagtgtgtgcatcgtgtagtacttggtgtgggctatgattgtgatctcttgtagattatgaagttaactattgctatgatggtattgatgtgatctattcctcctttcgtagtgtgaaggtgacagtgtgcatgctatgttagtacttggtttggttatgttgatctgtcatgcactctataaggttatttaaatatgaacattgaatattgtggagcttgttaactccggcattgagggttcgtgtaatcctacacagttagtggtgttcatcatccaacaagagggtgtagagtctagcatctatctatttattctgttatgtgatcaatgttgagagtgtccactagtgaaagtatgatccctaggccttgttcctaaatatcgctatcgttcgcttgtttactgttttactcgtatctttacttcccgcaatattactaccatcaaccgcacgccagcaagcacttttctcggcgccgttactactgctcgcatttattcataccacttgtatttcactatctcttcgccgaactagtgcacctattaggtgtgttggggacacaagagactttttgctttgtggttgcagggttgcatgagagggatatctttgacctcttcctccctgagttcgataaaccttgggtgatccacttaaggaaaacttgctgctgttctacaaacctctgctcttggaggcccaacactgtctacaagaatagaagcacccgtagacatcaatggcgcagcagaagattccttggcgggcaatgacaaggaaggagccgaacaaggaaagtttagagataggactactgtaaacctagtcatactcggttagacctcttgagacctggcctcctatataaaggccaggagaggggctgccgagggacacgatcaatcttagcaatcttagccaccagaagtctagagctagcacttagcctctcgacgagatctcagccgaacccttcggcaccccattgtaacccattattttcataatcaagatcagacaggcaggacgtaagggttttacattatcgagagccccgaacctgggtaaatcgctctccccgcttgtctgtaaaccgatgtctcgtgtcagcctacaggattccatcaaccctaagccccaatcggagggcattgccgaggagtaccctcgacaactgCTGCTGTTCATGCCATGCTTTTGCTGCTACTGTAATTCTCATCTTTTTGCTATCTAATGTCCCTGCTGTGATGCTCATGCTCAGGAGCATGTTGTGATAATCATGGCCTTGCCATGCTGCTCCAGCTGCTGCTGTGCTACTGCCTAGTCATGTGTATTCATATTATTCATTTCTAGCTTGATTGCCTTGAGCAATCCTTGCCTGTGCAAGTGCCTGTGATGTGTGAAGGGTGCTAATGTGCCTTCCTTGTGTGTCTTGATTCAGTGGTACATCATTttcttgatgtgcttctggatacaattataaatttATATATTCAATTTCTGTTTAATTAGTTATGGCTTGGTTGTGATAATTCAGTAACTATTATAAGTTACTGATGCTCTGGTTGGTTCTAGCAAgctctagcaagctctgatgatcatatgatcatcagttgcttgatggTTGCTTACTGTACTTCTGTCTATGCCTTGTTGGTGGTGCTTTCTGTACCTGTGTAGCACCTCACCATGTACTGGTGATTGCTAATGCTTAATAAAGCATATGCTTATGCTTGCAATGATCtactggatcatttgcaagtgtttcagttactggttgcttgtgtatttcatttatctgaaTTGCTTAGCATGAattattggataaatgagatgaactgcttgcagtgatgaatcttataattaatatgattgagctagagggatgccaacagctgttgggaaccctagctcctctttgaacccttttgggtgatgatatttgtatttggcTAACTGTCTGGATGCTTTGTGTGGTTGAGTGGGCCTTAACAGCACCTGTTTGCTGTTTTGGTATCTCCCACCATGTTGGCTTACTATGATAGGATAAATGCTTGTTGGGTGTTCCTTTTGGATTGCCAGCAACCTTTGATGTTGAAAATCAAATAGACAATAGATTATCTATCTATCTGATGGTTTAATGAACCATCTATTGCTAGGTGAGTTTGGTTAGGCTAGTTGTAGAtcaaatccttgatggattcatTTGGTTGATTCAGTGGTTATTCACTTGGCTTGACCAAATTCCCAAGGATGAATTTCTACTGGCTTATCCCATATTTTGCCAGCATCACATGGTTAATACCAAATGATGACACAACCAGGGTAATCTTACCCTTTGGCTTGTGTGTGTGATGCACATGCTTGtattatgagcaaaatcaatgcttgctcatggattttgggtatacctcactccagctcctagaatttgtgTTGCTGTAGAGGTTTATGTGCTCTTAGTGATGtgcttgcccttctcctcctctggcTTGTGATCACTGTGAGCTCCTACACCATTTTCTTGATCAACAGCAAACTATCCTTGGTGGATTGGTTGCTGGGTGGCTCTTGCTactatgtgttcttcctgttcttgcagTTCTTACCTAGCTGGTTGGTTGTGTCGATGAATTCTAGGGTTTTGGTGGCTGAAAAGTTTATATACTAGCTCTTGGTCACTTCCTTGCTTGACAGCAAGGTGCTGTGCTGTGGTGATTCCCCTTGTGTGTGTGATGTTGACCATGCACCTCACCTTGTGAGCTTCTTGTACTACTCATGGTTGGTACTTGTGTGAGCTGAAGATCAGCTCGGCCTGGTTGATATTATCCTctatttcttccaatttctttactgatctgccaagtggctttgccacttggcattatggtttattttgttttgtttttggtttATGCAGGGTTCAAGAAGATCAAGAATGACTCCCTCAACCTTGGTTGATCAAGAAGATCAAAAAGATGAAGAGTAGTCTAGTTTTAGCTAGTTTTTATATACattgtaatttttccttttccttttcatttATCAATTTCTGGAATGTGTTATGTAATAATTCTTTCatttgaatattgtaaagacaatgtgtattgtgtgtgatgatcaataaagctcaatgtttccctaatgagcttctTATAAAATATTTGCattcttttcttatttgcattatcatattataatattattgtttgaattatataatagttttgattgtttgaattatgaattgtCTTAGTGTTGTTTGAGTTTGAACTCCAATTCAAACTTGTttcaattcaatcatacaacttaagtatgtgaaatgcaaatgttccccctcttctcaaaaccctaattcagaAGAGATCATctccaagtttgtcgcactctcgaaaccctaaccctagcttgtgcgagagagaaacttgttccctcttaggttttatgcaattaagcgcgaaattttccctaTTTTGCGATTCAATGCACAACCCTTTTCTAATTATACCCTGCAATCGTctcgaatcctgggatattacagggcaCAACCGAAATCACTCTAATCCGCCAAGAGAGATAATTTGTGGTGGAAGTAAAGACACGGAAAGAGAATAGATTAAAGGATTGAGGACAAGTAGCGGCGCACTGGCCTAGGGTGGTGGCtgggacggcgccggtgctggtgATTTGTCGGTGAGGAGCAGGGTACGGGGCTGCGCCAATGGCCAGAGGAGAGAGGATGAGGTGCTGAGGTCAGGGAATGGATGAAATGCTCGAACGATAGGGTCAGGTAGGTGAtgagctgctgctggtgcgatttGGTCAGGTTGGTGATGAGCCTCTTTTTGCAGAGAGATTATACTGAGCAGGTTAGCTTGGATTCGAAAAAAAAGGTTAGCTTTGGCTAATTGGATTCGGAAAAAAGGTTAGCTCACACAATGGAATTCATTAGTATTTAGAAATAATTGCCACAAAGTTTAGCTGATTGCTTTTTCTTTGCGTGAATTTTGTACAGATGGATGCCAGGAGAAATCATCTTCGGCTAACCACACAGCTATGTAACCTCACGTTTTCTCTCTCGGTAGGTAACGGTAGTTTTGAAATAATGGAAATACCATTGAAATACCATCCAAGATTTGTCAAACCAGTTTACTATTTTGtacaaatttaaataaatttaagAGAATTATTTGAATACAGGGAATTTTTTGTCGGTATTATTTTCCTCGATGTAAATGGTAAAATTGGTATTCGACGAAATGTCGAAAATACTGAAGAAAAAGCCATGTACCATGGCTCGTGGTGTTGTGTGCTTGCAGAAGGAGGATGTATGTGGGCAGGCCGACTGAGCGACGAACCAGACGGGGATACTTTGCTCCGTAGCGAAACACGAGCATTGTCCTAGTACACTAAAAAcaaaagtacttatcagttgagaCGCGAGTACAGTTAGATACACCAGACGAGTACAACCATATtagtattggaagtacgaaaaataATATGCCGAAACCTATCAAAATggcatctagttttgaagatctcgacggagatctcaaaagtgaaaacggatcgtaatttggacttacggttctcaagatatttcatttaaaaaatgaatctataaaaataaaggaaaaaactGATACAACGCAGccccctcttctctctcctccctcatctCCACCTTGCTTCCCTTTGCGACACGTGGTTAGCAGGGAGACCATTTGACATAAATTTGCTAGCACCAGAGCGCTCCATTTGTCGCGTGCAGAGCGAGTTATCTTATCTTTGTGAATGTCAGCCTTTTTCTAACGGTATCACCGTCCTTCTACCTTAAATTGTGAACCTTCAAATTTTGCATTGGATCTTTTTGTTGTTGATTTTGAATAATACCCATTGTTAATACCCAATGCCCGCCGGCCCATGATCGCATCTCTCTAAAACTCTCATCCACAATGCGTTGTGCGTCATGTGAGTGTATTGGTAGTAGCCGGAGGATCGACCACGCCACAGATTTCCCCGAAAAAATATGTACACGCATGACCATCATCATATCCGTCGGTATTATCCATTTATCCTAGCTAGTGACGTTTCGAAACGTTCTCCACTTTGCGACTTTGCGTTCGTGTATGCTAGCTCGATCCATGCTCAACTGAATTTGCCTTTAACCAAAACTGTTGACGCGCGCACATGCAGTGACGTCCTGCTCGACTCCTCGATCAATCGGACGGTATCGTTAGCACTTTAGCAGCTGCTTGAGTGTACCAGCCGACGACGGCACAAATTAATGGGGCCAAATTCGGCAGCTATCTGCACCAGGTTGCGTCGGTCGATCACATCTGTACATATAACCATTTGTAGTGCGCTTTATTCGTCGATGGTGCGGGCTAGCTAGTACTTGCTCGATGCTGGCGTGGATCACTTGATTTTCCCGTGGTTTACCTAGCCACGCGCCCATCTAATTTCATACGATGCTTCCTCGATCGGTTTAAGGTCTCCATCGAAGCTTTTCTTTTTGTCTCCCACTCCCGCGCTGAACCGTGTCACAAAGATCCATAATATAAGTCCTTTTagcacggaaattcaattcggctcccgggtgcatatgctccccctaccaaaaaaacatatttcgaaatgtcaaaaaatttggataaaaaattctacatgtacatcttcataatgtatgtgcattcgctaagtttcacgaaaaactaatattttttgtggtctatgtaaaaaggagaaactttatcctgtaaaaagcattatttatagcactgaattttgtattttttacacacatcacatgataagtcgattttttatgaaacaactttgtgagcgcgtagcacgtgaagatgtacgtacagtTTTTtctgtttcaattttttgaaatttaaaatgtacataacatgcatttcaaaatatagggagcatatgcacccatgttccaaaacacggaGACATCCCTATTTTCCCCCGGGGGTCTTAATTACCACTGCTTAGCTTTCAATTTGCCCTCTTTGATGAAGAGGTTGAGGGAGATGATTTTCCACGAACAAAATTTTGCACCTCTAAGTTTTCAAGGATCGGTTAGGAACGGCTAAGCTTAGATGAGAAAATGTGAGAAATTGAGGAATAGAGAGGCTTTTGCTTCTCTAAGATTTTGGGATCCAGCAAAGATGCTCTAAGGTCTCCGTCGAACCTCTCCCTGTTTGTCTCCCACTCAGCACTTAATCGCGTCGCAACGATACAATCCATGCTTTCAGAAACCTCTAACACTATCAAGTCATCTACTTCCTCCGTTTCACATATTGTACTGTATAACTTATCGTTGATTGAGAATAAAGTTATACTAAATCACTAATGACCATTACTCCCGTCTTACAATATAGATCGTTTAAGCAAACTCAAATAGCTACTTCATCTATTCATAAAAGGATGTCACAACTTtatttaaatttggatgtatctagacactctttagtgtacagatacatctaaatttaaacaatTCTTTGACATCGTTTTATAAACGGAGGGATATGTTATGGAGGAGAGtgataatttaaaaaaaaatcgataaaggaaatatattaatatcgcgaagatatcAATTACGTCTAGCCTCTACAACAATGAATTATTATCCTAATGGCagtaaggatgcacacagccaaagaaagaagaagaaactaAAATATAAAAGTCCCACTACAGTATTCCAGACCTTGCAGCAACAACACAACCCCCACCAAGACAATACTTGAAGCCCGTGCTCTTcaaaagtgacacctccaagaagaAAACGTAGCACAAGCATGGTCATCGCCCGATCGAAGATCTTAGGTCTGAAGATAGTttctgctctcaaaacaatgcatgCAAAGCACAACCAGTTAAGATGCAGTAGAATTACGTTGTATGTGACCCGTTTACACCCGTACATTCATGGTGCATTTTTTCTGATACTGAAATGGAGACGTGCAAATCAGAGAGGCCGTAACGTAGTACCTAGTCAAAACGAGAGAGGGTCGGCGAGCGGGATACGCATGTCAACATCCGCAAATCCCGTGTGAGTACACGTCGGCAGAGGGGCGCGTGGCCGCCACAAGCGAGCGCGATCAGAGCCCTCCATTCCTCGAACCCTAGCGAGCTCCTGCTATAAATACCCGCGACGAGGCGTGTGGCCGCCACACTCCAATATCTCAACCCAGCTGCAGCCGCTTCTCCTACACACTCACGCCATTCCCAGCCCGATCCATCGGCCCCGTGCTTCCTCCCGATCAAGTGCTCCAGGCCTCCAGCGCGCCGCGGATCCATCCATGGACCCTCACGTCAGCTCCCACgtgcacgccgccgccgcgcgcggggCGAAGGAGGCCGCAGACGACGTCGTCGTCGTGCTCACGGCCGACGTCGAGGCGGCGCCCGATCCATCGTCGACGAAGCCAGCCGATCACCCgagtggcggcgacgacggcgccggcgtcaACTACATGGCCCGCGCGCAGTGGCTCCGCGCGGCGGTGCTGGGCGCCAACGACGGGCTGGTCTCGGTAGCGTCGCTCATGATCGGCGTCAGCGCCGCCAACTCCGCCGAGAAGACGATGCTCGTGTCGGGGCTGGCCGGGCTGGTGGCGGGCGCCTGCAGCATGGCGATCGGCGAGTACGTCTCCGTGTACGCGCAGTACGACATCGAGGTGTCCCAGATCAAGCGGGACGACGACAGCCCCGGCGCCAAGGACAGGAAGAACCTGCCGAGCCCGGCGCGGGCGGCGCTGGCCTCGGCGCTGGCGTTCGCGGTGGGCGCGCTGGTGCCGCTGCTGGCGGGCGGGTTCGTGAAGCCGTGGGGCGCCAGGGTCGGGGCCGTGTGCGCGGCGACCACCGTGGGGCTGGCGGGGTTCGGGGCCGCCGGCGGGTACCTGGGCGGCGCGAGCATGGCGAGGTCCGGGTTCAGGGTGCTCGCGGGCGGCTGGCTCGCCATGGCCGTCACGTACGGCGTGCTCTGGCTCTTCGTCAAGGTGTTCCACATCCAGGTCTCGTCGCTGGCGTGATGCCAATGAATGCATATGTTAAGATCGGTCTGGTCAGGTTTGGCACGTCTCGAGCTGGTTTGCGGAAATAATACAAACAGGGACTTGATTACAGCTAGCTGTCACTTAGCAGTGCTCGATTTGGTGCTCGTCGTGCTGATGGTTTTAATGGCTTTCCGTATTTGAGTAGAGATCCCCGGTCCCTGGGTACAATGAAAGGCGGGTCGGGTTAT includes these proteins:
- the LOC124670085 gene encoding vacuolar iron transporter homolog 2-like, with amino-acid sequence MDPHVSSHVHAAAARGAKEAADDVVVVLTADVEAAPDPSSTKPADHPSGGDDGAGVNYMARAQWLRAAVLGANDGLVSVASLMIGVSAANSAEKTMLVSGLAGLVAGACSMAIGEYVSVYAQYDIEVSQIKRDDDSPGAKDRKNLPSPARAALASALAFAVGALVPLLAGGFVKPWGARVGAVCAATTVGLAGFGAAGGYLGGASMARSGFRVLAGGWLAMAVTYGVLWLFVKVFHIQVSSLA